From Haloarcula sp. CBA1127, a single genomic window includes:
- a CDS encoding type II glyceraldehyde-3-phosphate dehydrogenase, translating to MLHVGINGFGTIGKRVADAVRVQPDMTVAGVAKRSPNFEATIADDRGYDLYAADGREPFDEADLATAGTVHDLIETSDVVVDTTPSGVGAANAPLYAEHDTPAIFQGGEDADVADVSFNARANYEKAVGADTARVVSCNTTGLSRLLAPLRESYGVEKSRVTLVRRGADPGQTGRGPINDTLPDPVEIPSHHGPDVQTIFPDLDIDTMGMKVPTTQMHTHSVNVTLESEPTTEEVTSLLTDESRLFLIPETLGIDGAGKLKEYTRDAGRPRGDVWENCIWAESITVEGRDLYLFQAIHQEADVVPENIDAVRALSERTASAEKSIRRTDEALGVGRGLVEHDGSPQRVDSHADD from the coding sequence ATGCTCCACGTGGGCATCAACGGCTTCGGCACCATCGGGAAACGCGTCGCTGACGCGGTGCGTGTCCAGCCAGATATGACAGTAGCGGGCGTCGCAAAACGCTCGCCGAACTTCGAGGCAACTATCGCAGACGACCGCGGCTACGACCTCTACGCCGCGGACGGCCGCGAACCGTTCGATGAAGCCGATCTCGCGACGGCCGGGACGGTCCATGACCTCATTGAAACGAGCGACGTGGTCGTCGACACCACGCCGAGTGGCGTCGGCGCGGCCAACGCGCCGCTGTACGCCGAGCACGACACGCCAGCCATCTTCCAGGGTGGGGAGGACGCCGATGTGGCAGACGTGAGCTTCAATGCCCGCGCCAACTACGAGAAGGCAGTCGGGGCTGACACGGCTCGCGTCGTCTCCTGTAATACAACAGGCCTGTCACGCCTGCTCGCACCGCTCAGGGAATCATACGGGGTTGAAAAATCGCGTGTGACACTGGTACGACGCGGTGCCGATCCGGGCCAGACCGGTCGTGGCCCGATCAACGATACACTCCCTGACCCCGTCGAAATCCCCTCCCACCACGGTCCCGACGTCCAGACTATTTTTCCCGACCTCGACATCGACACGATGGGGATGAAGGTCCCAACGACACAGATGCACACTCACAGCGTCAACGTGACGCTGGAAAGCGAACCCACCACAGAGGAAGTCACGTCGCTGTTGACCGATGAATCGCGGCTGTTCCTCATCCCGGAGACGCTCGGTATCGACGGCGCGGGGAAGCTCAAGGAGTACACCCGTGACGCCGGTCGCCCGCGCGGTGACGTGTGGGAGAACTGCATCTGGGCCGAATCCATCACGGTCGAGGGGCGGGACCTCTACCTGTTCCAGGCGATCCACCAGGAAGCCGATGTCGTGCCGGAGAACATCGACGCCGTTCGCGCGCTCTCGGAGCGGACTGCAAGCGCCGAGAAGAGTATTCGCCGGACCGACGAAGCCCTCGGTGTCGGCCGCGGCCTCGTCGAACACGACGGCAGCCCACAGCGCGTCGACAGTCACGCCGACGACTGA